One Nitrospira sp. genomic window, TTGGTCGGATCATCCGGCGCGATCGGGGTAGTCGCAGTCCGGCCGAAGGACCCGGGACTCTTGCTGGACCCCGAGCAACTGCACTTGCTTGAATCTCTGGTGAATCAGGTGGCGCTGGCGATTGAGCGGACGCGCCTGTCGGAGGAGGCGCAGCACGCCCACATGCGCGCCGAAACGGAGCGCATGCGGAACGCTATTCTCAGCTCGGTGTCTCACGACCTGAGGACCCCGCTGGCTACCATCACCGGCGCTGCCAGTAGCTTGGCGGAAGAGCAGAGGGAACTCGACCCCGCCGCTCGGCGTGAGCTCTCTCGGTCCATTTATCGAGAGGCTGATCGTCTTGATCGTTTACTGAAGAACCTTCTCGATATGATGCGTCTTGAAGCGGGAGCCGTACAGCTCAGCAAAGAGTGGCATTCTCTAGATGAGGTTGTCGGTGCAGCCTTGGCCAGACTGGAGGGACGGTTGCGCGAGCATATCGTCAACACGGCGTTTCCAGCCGATCTGCCGCTGGTGTTAGTCGATGGAGTGCTGCTGGAACAAGTGGTCATCAACCTGGTGGAGAATGCCGTGAAGTATGCGCCTTCGGGAGGCCCGATTGATCTGTCCGCATCAGCGAGCGATCGCGACGTGATCGTCGAGGTCGCAGATAGAGGACCGGGTATTCCAGTTGGGGATGAGTCCCGTATCTTTGATAAATTCTATCGCGGTAGTCTTGCGCGAGAGGGAGGGGTTGGGCTCGGGTTGACGATTTGTCGCGGTATCATGGAAGCGCATGGCGGCCGTATTTGGGCTGAGAATCGCTCCGGTGGGGGCGCCCTCTTTCGCTTCTCGATCCCGTTGCCGGATCAGCAGCCGTTTCTGGAGGCGGAGACTCAACAAGGCCAATCATTTTCCATCGAAGAGCAGTGATCAAGACCGTATTGCCATATGTCACAGGAAGCCACGATACTCCTCATTGAAGATGAACCGGAGATTTGCCGCTTCCTGCGGACGACACTACCTGTCCATGGCTTTCGATTGTACGAGGCGACGACGGGGCGGGATGGTCTTGCCGAAGCTCAAGCAAGAAATCCTGACCTTATTCTGCTGGATCTCGGTTTGCCAGATCTAGAGGGGAGCGAGGTCATTCGGCAGGTGCGGGAATGGACCACCACCCCCATCATCGTGCTTTCGGCTCGAGACCAGGAACAGGTCAAAGTAGCGGCACTCGACCTCGGTGCCGACGATTATGTGACAAAGCCGTTCGGGGTCAACGAACTCCTTGCACGGATGCGAGCGGCGCTTCGTCATGCGTCCCGACCTGCTGATGGCGGCGAATCGGTGTTTACGCTGGGTGATCTTGGCGATCTTAAGGTGGATCTCGGACGGCGGCAGGTGTTTGTCTCAGGGAAGGAAATTCATCTTACACCGATCGAGTATAAACTGCTCACAACGTTGATCCGGTATGCCGGCAAAGTGCTGACTCACCGTCAGCTGCTAAAAGAGGTCTGGGGACCGCTCCATATAGAGGAAGGCCATTATTTACGGGTCTATATGCGTCAATTGAGAAACAAACTGGAGAAAAACCCCGCTCATCCCCGCTATCTTGTGACAGAACTGGGAGTTGGATATCGACTCCGGACAGAATAATCTACTCCTGTCTTTATGCCGCACTCACTGTCACGGCATTGGTTTTTATCCCGTTTTGATATCTGACGAAGTATAGTTTGTAAGTGAGAGTTGGCTCTCAGCAGTGGGGAAACTGCATTGATACGAGCGGGCATTGCGCATCCGTCAACGATCAATATGATGACCAGGAATCATGGGCGCAGTTGGCGCAGAAACATCAGTTTGCTAGTGATTCTATGGGGGATCATTGCGACGGTTTCCGTATGCGAGGCTCAAGACCTCAGTCAACGATCAGAAGAGAAAGCGGCACCTATGCCCGCAGCTGCCTTCATGGGCTCCATCGCAACCGATTGGCACTATGGCGGGTACGTGGATGTTGGGTATATCGGAAATTTCAACTTTCCCGATAACCAACTCTGGCGCAATCGTGCCACAGCTGCGCATCACAATCAGCTCTCTCCGAACATGGGGTTGGCCTATGTGCGCAAGGATGCCAAAGAATCTTCACGCTGGGGTATGGAACTTGGCCTCCAAGGCGGGCGGGATTCGGAAGAGTTCGCATTCTTGGTGGGGGAGAGACGAGTTGATGGGTCGGATGTGCTTCGACACATTCATCGCGCAAATATGTCGTACCTAGCTCCGGTCGGCAACGGGCTGACGATCACCGCCGGTCTGTTCAACAGTCTGATGGGGTACGAGTCCCTCTATGCCAAAGACAACGCCAATTACACGAGATCGTGGATTGCGGACAACACGCCCTACATGATGTTTGGGGTGAATGCGCAGTATCCTCTCAACGACAATCTCACCGTCACCGCCTTCGTCGTGAATAGCTACTATCATCTGGCGCATCCGAATGATCTCCCAAGCTATGGGGGGAGATGGGTTTGGAAAGCTACGCCACGGGTCACATTGACCCAAACCCTCTACGCAGGACCGGATCAAACGGATACCTCTCTGGAGTTTTGGCGTCTGTATGGAAATCACATTCTGGAATGGAGAGGGGACGATGTGACGGTTGCGGCATCCTTCGATATTGGAACTGAAAGCATTGCCATTCAGCCAGGTCGCCCACGAACCTTTGTCATGGGAGGCAACATGGTTGTCAGGTGGCATATCACCGGGCCGTGGTCTGTGATATTGCGACCCGAGTTCTACTGGGATCGGAACGGTCGGTGGAGTGGTTCAGAGCAGTTCGTGAAGGCGATCACTTCTACCGTCGAGTACAAGCTCCCATATAAATGGACCAACATGGTGGTGCGAGCAGAACATCGTTACGATGACTCAACTGGGGCAGGAGGCGGGTTTTTCAAGAATGGGGGGATCCGTCCCGACGTCGTTGGCCTTGCGCGTGAGCAGCATCTGCTTTTGTTGGGAGTCCTTGTCAGCTTCGACTCACCGTGAGTGGGGAGCAGGAGGAGGGAGCTCTTGTATCCAGTGTGGGAACCGATCGACGATGCGTTGGCCGAGTGCTTGGATGGCGTGTCGCTTCGCCTCTTGTAGCGCGGCGATATCTTCAACTAAGACAGCCGATCCGACCAGCTTCGATGTTCCTTCAACTGTCTGCATCGGTGCGTGCCATTCTGAGCGCACAGCCCACACGTCGCCGGTGATCATGACGAGCGTGTCGCTTTCGGTACCAGGGGCGAGATAGGCGCCGATTACGGTCGGATACAACCAGGCAAAGCGGTTGTTGTATCGATCGACGGCTGCAACTCCGTTGACGATCAAAACCACATCTACTCCATATCGAGCACCAGCCTGGCGGATTCTGCGGATATCTTCACCTCGCAGAGTGGCATCCATCAGCACAAATGCATCCTGGAGGACATGCGCATCTTGTAGTGGAGCCAGCTCGCGGAGTAGTTGGTCTCTATCCCTCGCTGGCCATTCTACCGCTCGGACGGACTGCCTGTGCGGAAAGTCGTGATGTACAAAAAAGACACCGAGCCGAACGGGTGTGGAAAGGTGAACGCCCTGGCTCGTGACGGGCTGACTTTCAGGGATTGGGACAGGCTCGACATGAAGGACTTCGTTCATCACCGTCCGATCGAACCCTTGGCTGCTCGCACAGCCGGTTACTAACAGGAATATCAGCAACCAGACAGTCTTTGACTCTTGCATCAGAGGTTTCTCATGCCTTTCGTTAGGAGGAAAGATGGATATCCCTATTGTGATGCTTGGCAATATCCCCAAAGTCCCAACCTTCAACGCGTAGACTTCCAATCCGCTGTATCTGAAGGGGACCTTATTCCACAATTGGAAGAATGCGATCGGCAACTGCCTGTACCACACGTTCTTGTTCGGTCGCCGCTTTCAACCCTTTGAAACTGAGATAGTGTCCCCCGTGACTCGGTGCCTGAATCGTGGCGCTGACTTCGACACGATCTCCATCCTCGACTTCCGGATCGCGGACAACTGGTCTACCACAAATGCCTAACACGGCCACTGGAATCGTCGCCTCATCGTCCTCAAGACGGAACAAGTACGCACCATAACAATTGTCCCCATTGGCAATTGGGTAGGGCTCCAGGGGCCGTACATCCCGTGCAATGCCTCGCAAGATGACATGCCGAAGGTGATAGGCCCGCGGTTCTTCGAGTATGGCTTGTATGCTGGTCGGTTCCTCTGCCCATACCGGTATCGGTGTGTCTGCTCCTAGAAGTGTGAGCAGCGCAATGACGAGAGGAGCGATGATCCGTGCCGAAATGGTCATGCTGGGTGAAAGGCATTTTATCATCATTTTGAGTTTGGAACTCGGGGCTGCTTTCTCTTGCGAGGCATGATCGCTATAATTCCCCGTCTTTTTGTTAAGGAGGAGCACTCGCTATGGTGAATGAGCGGCAACTGAGGATGTTTGTGAAGGAATCACGGCCAAGGTTTGAGGATCTCTTGGGGCAGATGGTGGAGGTGCCGTCGATCAGTATGGATTCATCCCGCGCGGGCGATATGCGACGTATGGCTGACCTTGCGAAGCAGTATTTGGTCGGGATGAATGCCAAGGTTCACGTGGTAGAGACCGGTGGGTACCCCATCGTCTCCGGCGGGTGGATGGCAGGGCCTGAGTATCCGACCGTCACAATCTACAATCATCTGGACGTGCAGCCGGCGCAGGAGCCGGAATGGAGGCAGGCGCCGTTTGCCTTTAGGAATGAACGGGGGATCTATCGAGGGCGAGGAGCGACCGATGACAAGGGCCCAGCTCTCACGGCGATGTTTGGCGCTCAATATGCGATCGAGCAAGGTTGGCCAATCAACATCCGATTCTTGTGGGAACTCGAAGAAGAGATCGGAAGCCCACATTTTGCTGCAGGACTTAAGGATCGCACGGCTGTTCCACGCCCCGATTCCGTGGTTGTCTCAGATACGATCTGGATTGCCAAGGGGCGGCCTGCGGTGCCATACGGCTTGCGCGGCCTGCTCGGCGCACGTCTGATCCTGCGCACGGGGGAGAACGACGCACATTCGGGTGTGACTGGAGGGGCCGCACGTAACCCGCTGGCCGAGTTGATAGAGGTGGCGAACAGCTGTGTTGAGGCGAAGACCGGCAGAGTAAAAATTCCTGGTTTCTATGACGATATGGTCCCGCCCACGACCACTGAGATGAAGGATTTCCTGAAGTCCGGTTTTGAAGTAGAGCGATTCAAGAAAGCCTATGGATTTCGATCGCTTCGCGTACAGGATCCCGCCGATGTCATGCGACGGATTTGGGCATCTCCGACCTTCGAAATCCATGGCCTCAGTGGGGGATACCATGGACAGGGAGTGAAGACGGTTGTGCCCGGTCATGCCGAGCTCAAGGTCAGTATGCGCCTTGTCCCAGGCCAAGTGCCGGAGAGAGTGTTTGCCCTGTTGAAGAAGCATGTGGCGAAGGTGAATCTGGATGTGAAGGTGGAGAAAGAGGGCATGCTCCATCCATTCAAGGGCAGTTTCGAAGGATCATATGTGGACTGTGTGAAACGTGCGGTAAAGGCAGGGTTTGGTAAGGATCCAGCATTTGTGCGAGAAGGAGGGTCAATCGGTGCGGTGGTTACCATGCAGAAAACCTGGAAGGTCCCCATCCTTTTCATAGGTTTGAGCCTACCTGAGCATGGATATCACGCTCCCAACGAATATTACGACTGGGGTCAGGCTTCAGGGGGGATGAAGACATTCGCTCATTACTTCTCAGAGCTAGCAAAGATAGGGAAGGTATAGGGTCTGTTTTTGACCAGGCGGTTTCAAGTTCCAAGTGCAACGGGTGAATGGGAGCGGAGTTCCGCATAGACCCTACGCGCAGTGGCGCCTTCATTCACCCGTTGCACTTGGAACTTGAAACCGCCCTGAGAAATCAGTACGTTGTTCGATGTATCACCTATTCCCTCATTATTCTCCCATTTCTGACTGACTGATTGACACTGGATGTGCAGTATTGATCCCGCGACTAAGCCTTTGGTTGGGTTTGACAAGAGCGCTCGCCAATGGGGTACACTGCTCTCCCTATAGCCCCCCCTTTTACTCCTATTGTCCAAGGAGGACTCGATGCGGAACAGCTTCTGGTTGAAGGTGCTCAGCGCAGCAAGTCTGATGCTCTTGTGCGTCACAAGTTGGGTCGGTGCCGAAGAGCCGGCTGGCGCCGTGAATGAGGCGCGCTTGGTCGCGCAATATAACTATTCAATTCACATCCTGGCCATGCTGGTCGTCGGGTTCGGCTTTCTCATGGTCTTCGTCCGACGATATGGCTTCGGGGCCACGACCGGCACCTATCTCGTCGTCGCAACGGGGATACCGCTGTACATGTTGTTGCGCGCGAACGGAGTGGTGGGGCATTCGATACAGGCCCATTCGGTTGAAACGCTCATGTTGGCAGAATTTTCAGTAGCGACGGCGTTGATCGCGATGGGGGCGGTGCTTGGACGCTTGCGGGTGTTTCAGTACGCGTTACTCACGTTGTTGTTAGTGCCTCTCTATGCGCTGAACGAATATTTGGTGTTGGACAATGGTTCGGGGCTGACCAAAGGGTTTCAGGACTCAGCTGGATCGATTGTCATCCACGCATTCGGTGCCTATTTCGGATTGGCTGCGTCTCTGGTACTGACGACGGCGCAGCAGCGGAGTCAACCGATCGAATCCGATCCGACGTCTGATCGGTTCGCGATGCTCGGGTCCATGGTGCTGTGGCTGTTTTGGCCGAGTTTTGCGACCGCAATTGTGCCGTTCGAGCAAATGCCTCAAACGGTCGTGAATACGATTCTGGCATTGAGCGGGGCGACGCTCTCGACCTATTTCCTCAGCACACGTTTTCATCATGGAAAGACCTCGATGGTGGATATGGCTAATGCCGCATTGGCGGGTGGAGTCTCCATTGGCTCGACCTGTAACCTCGTGAGCCCCACAGGTGCGTTTGGGATCGGATTGCTCGCCGGTGCTTTGTCGGTCATTGGGTATGTGTTTATTCAGCCCATGCTTGAATCGAAGATCAAGCTTGTCGATACGTGTGGCGTCCACAATCTGCATGGGATGCCTGGGTTATTGGGTGGACTGATCGCAATTGTTGTGGTGCCTGGTGTCGCTGGGGTTCAACTCGTGGGCATCGCGATGACGCTTGCCACCGCAATCGTTGGAGGGGTCATCGCCGGTATGATCATCAAAGCCACAGGTACGACTGAACAGGCATATGAAGACTGCCATGAGTTTTCCCATGTGCCGGGGCCGGAGAGTGAACGACGGGTGGAGGAGCTGGCGCTTGGAGCCAAGGCCGATATCGACGCCCTGCAGAAAGAAATTCTTGCTCGGACTGCCGCTCGCACATGAGTGGTGGTGCATTCTGCAATTGTTTGTAAAGGATCTGATGGGAGGTCTGGCTAATCCAGATCTCCCATCATGTAGAGCTGTTTGCATAGGCTCAGCACCCAGCACCAACGCGCAGTCCAGTCGAATGCTGAACCAAGAGGGTATTGGCTTGTCGCCTTTATTGAGTAGGCTCTAGTTCGAGCAAGGTTTGTGTGGTGCGCCCGACAGGACTTGAACCTGTAACCTTCTGATCCGTAGTCAGATGCTCTATCCATTGAGCTACGGGCGCATCTGTATTTTCCGCTGAGGTGTAGGTCCTGAGGTAAAGGGATCGCTTGACGACGAATAGGTAGAGGATGCTGTCTCGTCTCAGCGCTTTTGTCTCAGCACGTACCGGTGTCAGTGGTTATACAGTTCTCAGTGAGAAGGGGTCAAGAGACGAACGCGAGAAAGTCTGGATTCGAGGTCCGGGGAAAGGTGGTTAAGGGATGGTCTTTCGCACTTCGTTTGAGAACGAACTTTCGGCACCATCCATATTGTATGTGGTGACTGTGAAGAAATAGGTGGTGCCGGATGCAAGGCCAGGCACAGTGTAGCTCGTGACATTCATGGGAACGGTCGCTATCGGTTCTCCATACGCACCTGGCGCTGTTGCCTGATAGATCTTGTATCCTACAAGATCTGATCCCTCACTAGCCTCCCACAAAAGCGTGGCTGTTCCACTGGGTACGGTCTGGTTGAATAAGGCGCATGCTGTTGTCACGAGCAAGAATGCACATAGCTGGAATGCAAGATAATGACGGATCATCGATCTGGTGAGGCTCATAAGACGCCTACGTCCAACTCCTGTGCCGAGGGATTCAGTTTGGTGAGCCATGGGAGGAACATATTTGCACGGATCTTGGCACCAGAAATATTCTTACAGAAGCGCATGGACATATCAAGGATGAAGGTTGACCGTCTGTGGCGATCAGCAGGAGGGTAGGGGATTCTGTTCTGGAGAAATGAAAACACTGGGGGATTTCTCTTCTTCTAGAGAAAGCCCCCAGCCTCGTTCCAGCAAGCTAGAACTTACTTACCGCCCTTTTCATCCTTCTTCTCGCCGAAGGTGTCGGCATGGCCGCCCTTCTTCTCTTCCTTCTTCTCGCCGAAAGTCTCGTCGACCTTGCCATCCTTTTTCTTCTCTTCAGCAGACACCACCACGTGGCCGCCCTTCTTCTCTTCTTTCTTCTCGCCGGCGAACGCTGGTGCGCTGAACGTGACTGCCACTGCTACTGCCATGATTGCCATCAACATGCTCTTCATTATAAGAACCCCCTAAAATAAGAAGTTAAAAAAATGTGTGCCACTCACTTGGCACTTACCGAGATACTCAGCAAAGGTAGTGCCATTCCGTCCTATTAGTAAGATGAGACAAAGACCATCAGGTAATCAGTAGGTTACGAAATTCCTCTCATGAAGCTGTGAATGGTTTATCCTACATGATGCCGTAGCGGAATAGTTTGTATACGACTAAACTGCCTCACTCCGCTCGCGACCATGTATGATGGGCTGCGCGTTTCGTGAGTTCTCATTGTCAGAGGAGTAACTTGAGGAGGACGAGGTGTTCGAGGGAACAAGTGTAAGAATTCGAGATTCCAGGAACAAGGTTGTCGACTAGCACAGAGCAGAGCGTTTGTTTTTCGCGTAGACTAACCCTTCCTCCAGCGTTGCGAAGACTCCATCAAGCTGAGCCTCATAACAGTCATCAAGCAGTCGGCCCATGTCAGGACCAGGCTGGATTCCACATTCCAACAAGTGACGGCCCATGATAAGGGGAGAAGGCGTCTGACGGTCCACTTCCAGCTGGCGTGCTCGGGCCAATAGCCACTCACCGGCGGGAAATCCATCAAACTGTTTCGGCGGCCGTCCTGCATGGTCAGCCCGCGCCACGCGCACCAATCGGTCTATGCGCTGGACTTGCCTTGCCAATCGGCGGACTGCGCTGTCCGAAGCGTTGGCGTCATGCAGGGCACGAGGACGAAGATGGCACAATACCAGAGGGACCACCTCATCGATCAGGCTGTGCTGGTTGGTCAGTCGCTCAAGAAAACGTTGTGTCGGGCCTGCCCCTTCCGATTCATGCCCTCGCGAGGTGACGTGTCCATATTCTTCTTTGGTCGTGGCCGGTTTGCCGAAGTCGTGGCAGAGGACACCCAACCCAACGGCCAGGTCATCCGGCTCATCACCGGTGCGCTCGGCAGCGAACCAGTCCAGGCAGTGGAGTGTGTGGATCCAGACGTCGCCTTCCGGGTGCCAGGTGGGATCTTGTAGACAGCCTTCAAGGGCTGCGAGCTCCGGATAGAAACGGAGCCAGCCGCAGTGACGTAAGAACTGCAATCCCAGCGATGGCTTGCGTCCTTGCAGGAGCAGCTTCTTCCATTCTTCCCAGAGACGTTCGCTTGGCTGACTTTCCTGCGAGAGTGTCCGGCACAGGGCCACTGTTTCCGGCGCGACCGTGAGTTCAAAGCGGGCAGCCAGCTGCATGCCACGCAAGACACGCAGAGGATCTTCTGCGAATCGGCTCGACGCGTGGCGCAAGATCCGTGCATGGAGGTCGCCGCGACCGTTGAAGGGATCGCGAAGCTCCATGGTGTCCGGATCCCAGGCCATTGCGTTGATGGTGAAGTCTCGTCGTGCCAGCGCCTCATCAATCGGCATGTTGGGGTCGGCTTGTCTCAGCAAGCCAGGGAGGGAGGTGTCGTCAGTGCGCATGCGGGAGGGAATGGACAGATCGACCGGTAGGCCTTGCAGCTTGAAGACCGCAAATGCTTTCCCGACGAATTGCACGGAGAAGTATTCGGCCAGCAATGCATGAACTTGACCGGGCGGCACACCCGTCACTTCAAGGTCCAAATCCCGTGGCTGCTGACCTAGCAGGAGATCCCGGATCGAGCCGCCGACTAGCCATGTTCTCCCACCGGCGCGGCGAACTAGTTGCTCAATCTTACGCAGTGCTTCCGCAAGCGTGGGATCTTCGATGCGAAAGCGGGCCGGCACTTAGATTTCTGCTTCGCGGAGGAACGTCGCGGCTTCCTCCGGTGATACCGGATTGATGTAGAAGCCGGTGCCCCATTCGAAGCCGGCCACTTGCGTCAGCTTCGGGATAATCTCCAGGTGCCAATGGTAGTACTCGCCGGTTTTCTCATGAAGGGGAGAACTGTGGAGGATGAAGTTGTATGAGGGGCGAGCCAGCACTTTGTCCATACGGCGCAGTGACTCCGAAAGGATCGGGGCCAGAAACTCGAACTGGGATTTCTGACTTTCCTCAAAATATGCCGCGTGGCGCTTGGGGAGGATCCACATTTCGAACGGAAACCGAGGCGCAAAGGGTGTGACGCAGAGGAACTCTGGGTTCTCGGCGACGATGCGATCTCCTTCCGAAAGATCCTGCCGGAGGATATCGCAATAGATGCAACGCTCTTTCTGCTGATAGTGCGTGCGGCATCCGTCCAACTCCTCCTGCACGTTGGTCGGGACGATCGGCAGGGCGATGAGTTGAGAATGGCTGTGTTCCAGAGTGGCGCCGGCGGACGCGCCGTGGTTCTTGAAAATGAGAATGTAGCGGAATCGAATGTCTTTTCGGAGATCAATCATTCGGTCACGATAGGCCCATAGCACGTCCTCGATCTTCTTGATCGGAAGATCGGCAAGGCCTTCAACATGGTTAGGGGTTTCAATGATGACCTCGTGCGCTCCCACGCCGTTCATACGGTCGTAGAGCCCGACTCCTTCGCGCCCCATGTCACCTTCAACTTGCAGCGCAGGAAATTTATTCGGGACGACGCGTACGGTCCAATTGGGAGAATTGGGTCCACCCGGCTGCGGCCGATAGGCCATGATTTCTTTCGGCGTGAGCCGTTCCTGTCCAGGGCAAAACGGACAGAGGGTCGTCGAAACCGGTCGGGCCGGTTGGAGGTTGATAAAGTCATGTGGGCGCCCTCTGCGCTCAGTGGAAATAATCACCCAGCGGCCCACAATGGGGTCACGTCTTAGATCTGGCATCTCTTCTCCTCCTACTATCACAACCCTTTACGATGATCATACTCTCCACAGTTCGGCCTCAAATTCAGGTCCAGGTACGGTCAGGACGGCCGGATGATGGCCAGGATAGCGAGCGACTTCGAGGCCGTGTTCTCGCACGATGATCGACATCTGGATCGTATGTCCTTGTTCCAGACACAGCTCTTTCCAAGGGACGGCCAACTCCAGAATGGTGTGGGCCTTGATTGACTGATAGGAGCCGATCTCTTGCCAGGCATCTGCCTGGGTTTGGCGAGACAAGAGAAAAGCCTCCGGGCCTGGCGAGGTCAGCGCAAATGTCAGCCGAAAAGTACATTGAGGCCCTTGCAACCGAATATCAACGTCGAGGCCCTGTCGTGTCGTACTCGTTTCGTCTGGGTCGAATCTCATCACGAGCTGACCTGAGGTCCAACCGAATTGAATCGCCGTGAAGAGTCCATCGGCTTTCCACATGGCTCCAAGCGGGGGCTGGGTGTTAATGTTTCCGGCGCCACGCCATTCGAAAAAGTCGGTCACGATGCCGTCGATTGTGGGATTCAACAGGACGAGCGGCTGTTGGACCGAATCGGATTCTGAGGCGATGGCCCTCGTGCAGATCGGAGTATTCAGTTGATCGGGGGGCGGGATGCCCATATGCGTCCAGACATTCCGAAGATGGGTGCGGAAGAGGCGGTCAAATTCAGGCTTGAAATCGGTATCGAAATCATCGCCGTACCACCAGAACCAGTCGCTCCCTTCGGCGGCGTAGAGTTCTTGCCATGCCGCGTGTGCACGGTCAGGTGGAAGACTTTGTGCGAGATTCACCAGTTGTGTACGAGTGTGACCGAGGAGATCCCACCCGCGATTGTCTTCGTAGTGCCCGATCCAGATCTTGTAGTCGGAATTGATCCAGGATCCTGAATGGAGGCAGGGGAGTTGTTGTGCGGGTTGCACGGCAGCCATCGCATCCGACATGGTGGAGGCCTGGACCAGGACCTGTCCGTCGTGATCCAGTTCGTGGTTGGTGAAGGCTTCGTACAGGAGAGACAGGAACTGTTCCCCGCCGTCGTGATAGTGTTCCCATGGATTTTCACCGTCCAAGATGATGGGGATGATGATCTTCTCTTGCGGTGCATCGTGGACAATGCCCCGCAGACGCCGCAGGACATCCTCAGCGGCGGATTCGGGCGTCGTCTTGTGGTAGACGAATCCGAATGCGTCTGAGATTTCGCGGTCGCGAAACAGTACGGTCAACGCATGTTCGGGTTCACCGATGCGATAGGGTTGATAGAGCGCGGACTGCCGATGCCATGGGCGACCGCACATTCCCAGGGAGCGTGCGAGGATGCCCTCGTCCGTGGCAAACCAGCGAAGGCCGGTCTGATGGATCAGCGGAAGCATCTCTGGACACACCGATCCCTCTGATGGCCACAAGCCGGTCGGAGCCCGACCGAATGTGGACTGATGAAATTCGACGGCTTGTTGAAGTTGTGCTGCCGCGTCCTCCAGCGCATGGAAACGAGCAGGCAAGGGAAGGTCAGGCCTGGCCCGCCGGTTGATCTCGGTGTCGATCACCAGAGGCAGAATCGGGTGGTAGAAGGGAGTCGTCGTCAGTTCGACTTGCTCTCGCTCCATGAGTCGCCGGTATAGCGGAATAATGTCTTGTATGGCTCTCCGCTGCAACGCCAATACTTCCTGCTTGTCCTCCTCGGTGAAGCTGCGATTTTTCTGGCGCAGCGCAGCCAGACGAGGATATTGTTGAACGGTGCCATATCCGAACCAGGCAAGGTTGTGCCAGACTTGGAGGTCTAGCAGCTCTTGTGTGGAGAATTGACGGGCGACGCGGTGGAGATCATGCCCCGGGACGTCCAGTCCACGTTTCACCAGCAACTCATGGTATCGTGGATAGGGGCGCACCATGGTCGCCCAGTTGGCTGAAAAGAAATGACGGACCAGGAAGGCCTTTTCTTCAAGGGTGAGGCTGGCCGCTGGGCGTTGTGCATGTTCGAGAAACAGATCGAGGATCTTCCCGCTACCGATCTCTTGTAACTGCAAGAGGAGAGACGGCGTAAAATTGAACGTGGCGCGTACACCGGGGAATTTCTCCAACAGATAGGCCATATCGTAATAGGCCTTGGTCGCATGCAGGCGCACCCATGGCATACTGGCCGATCCGGCCACCGGATCGGTGTAATAGGGCTGGTGCATATGCCACAGAAAACATACGTGGATATGCTTCATTGATGCCGATCCCCTTTCATCTTGGCGAGTATGTCATAGGGGGTATGAGCATGCAATCCGCAGGCAGATTTTTGATGGAACATCGTACGAGGAGTTGAGATGGTGACTTTTCTTCGATATTGGGGGCCGGTGTGCGGCTATGCCGGGCTCATTTTTTATTTATCCGCGCAGTCGCATCCGGAAGAGCATGTGCCG contains:
- a CDS encoding response regulator produces the protein MSQEATILLIEDEPEICRFLRTTLPVHGFRLYEATTGRDGLAEAQARNPDLILLDLGLPDLEGSEVIRQVREWTTTPIIVLSARDQEQVKVAALDLGADDYVTKPFGVNELLARMRAALRHASRPADGGESVFTLGDLGDLKVDLGRRQVFVSGKEIHLTPIEYKLLTTLIRYAGKVLTHRQLLKEVWGPLHIEEGHYLRVYMRQLRNKLEKNPAHPRYLVTELGVGYRLRTE
- a CDS encoding porin, giving the protein MPAAAFMGSIATDWHYGGYVDVGYIGNFNFPDNQLWRNRATAAHHNQLSPNMGLAYVRKDAKESSRWGMELGLQGGRDSEEFAFLVGERRVDGSDVLRHIHRANMSYLAPVGNGLTITAGLFNSLMGYESLYAKDNANYTRSWIADNTPYMMFGVNAQYPLNDNLTVTAFVVNSYYHLAHPNDLPSYGGRWVWKATPRVTLTQTLYAGPDQTDTSLEFWRLYGNHILEWRGDDVTVAASFDIGTESIAIQPGRPRTFVMGGNMVVRWHITGPWSVILRPEFYWDRNGRWSGSEQFVKAITSTVEYKLPYKWTNMVVRAEHRYDDSTGAGGGFFKNGGIRPDVVGLAREQHLLLLGVLVSFDSP
- a CDS encoding M20 family dipeptidase, yielding MVNERQLRMFVKESRPRFEDLLGQMVEVPSISMDSSRAGDMRRMADLAKQYLVGMNAKVHVVETGGYPIVSGGWMAGPEYPTVTIYNHLDVQPAQEPEWRQAPFAFRNERGIYRGRGATDDKGPALTAMFGAQYAIEQGWPINIRFLWELEEEIGSPHFAAGLKDRTAVPRPDSVVVSDTIWIAKGRPAVPYGLRGLLGARLILRTGENDAHSGVTGGAARNPLAELIEVANSCVEAKTGRVKIPGFYDDMVPPTTTEMKDFLKSGFEVERFKKAYGFRSLRVQDPADVMRRIWASPTFEIHGLSGGYHGQGVKTVVPGHAELKVSMRLVPGQVPERVFALLKKHVAKVNLDVKVEKEGMLHPFKGSFEGSYVDCVKRAVKAGFGKDPAFVREGGSIGAVVTMQKTWKVPILFIGLSLPEHGYHAPNEYYDWGQASGGMKTFAHYFSELAKIGKV
- a CDS encoding ammonium transporter, coding for MLLCVTSWVGAEEPAGAVNEARLVAQYNYSIHILAMLVVGFGFLMVFVRRYGFGATTGTYLVVATGIPLYMLLRANGVVGHSIQAHSVETLMLAEFSVATALIAMGAVLGRLRVFQYALLTLLLVPLYALNEYLVLDNGSGLTKGFQDSAGSIVIHAFGAYFGLAASLVLTTAQQRSQPIESDPTSDRFAMLGSMVLWLFWPSFATAIVPFEQMPQTVVNTILALSGATLSTYFLSTRFHHGKTSMVDMANAALAGGVSIGSTCNLVSPTGAFGIGLLAGALSVIGYVFIQPMLESKIKLVDTCGVHNLHGMPGLLGGLIAIVVVPGVAGVQLVGIAMTLATAIVGGVIAGMIIKATGTTEQAYEDCHEFSHVPGPESERRVEELALGAKADIDALQKEILARTAART
- a CDS encoding HD domain-containing protein; amino-acid sequence: MPARFRIEDPTLAEALRKIEQLVRRAGGRTWLVGGSIRDLLLGQQPRDLDLEVTGVPPGQVHALLAEYFSVQFVGKAFAVFKLQGLPVDLSIPSRMRTDDTSLPGLLRQADPNMPIDEALARRDFTINAMAWDPDTMELRDPFNGRGDLHARILRHASSRFAEDPLRVLRGMQLAARFELTVAPETVALCRTLSQESQPSERLWEEWKKLLLQGRKPSLGLQFLRHCGWLRFYPELAALEGCLQDPTWHPEGDVWIHTLHCLDWFAAERTGDEPDDLAVGLGVLCHDFGKPATTKEEYGHVTSRGHESEGAGPTQRFLERLTNQHSLIDEVVPLVLCHLRPRALHDANASDSAVRRLARQVQRIDRLVRVARADHAGRPPKQFDGFPAGEWLLARARQLEVDRQTPSPLIMGRHLLECGIQPGPDMGRLLDDCYEAQLDGVFATLEEGLVYAKNKRSALC